The genomic segment TATGACCTGTGCAACGCAGAAACAAAGTTTTGTTCGGCTCGGTTACATGGTGCAAGTCCAAGGTTAGATGTGTCATATTGGCTGTGGCAGGATGTGCGTAAAGTTGCTAAGTACCCTGTTGTGTCGTCAAGGAATGACTGACTGTTAGTAACAGTTTATGTTTTGggtctgagtgtgtgttgtgtggtaggatgtgcatgcttgtgtgtgtgtgtgtatttgcatctgcagtgatgtttgagAACCAAGgtctttggtttattttttgCTACAGTTGCTTGGATTTTTCATATTGTATTCATCCAGGTTACTATTCAGTACACTGTGTACATTTTATCTTCCAACATCAAGGCCTAAATGCAAGGGAAGGAATATAATTCTGGGGAAGAAAAGTTGAAGcctgcatttatatttttttgttggcctaaaagtagtcaaatggaaacattttgaGTGTTCAAATACTGGAATAACCTTGTAAAATACCCACcatgtgaacatttttaaattgtagaaCGTAAACTCTCCCCAGGTTGCTAAAAACAGACACACGTCCTCATTGTGCTTAAAGGCAGCTACAGTCAGGGATGTTATATTTTGTGATGTAATTTTTGCTCAGCCACTTTATTCTCTGCAATACAGCTCGGCCTAATTTTGTTCCAACAAAATGCCCGAGGGACCAGAGCTCCACCTGGCCAGCCTTTACGTGAACAAAATGTGTAATGGAGTGGTGTTTACTGGACCGGTTAGAAAATCTCAGGTCAGCAAGAATCCCGATGTGCCCTTCACCTGTGATGCCTATCGCATCGCAGCCAGTTCCAGGGGGAAGGAAGTGAAGCTCACACTTACGCCAATGAAAAGTGATGATCCAAAACAGAGAGTGATGACAGGACAGGCAGACCAGCCCATGGACGTAGTCTTTCGCTTCGGGATGTCGGGCTATTTCCGCTTCACCACAGAGGAGGAGCTGCCCAAACATGCACATCTGCGTTTTTATTCCAAAGAGGAGCCCTGCAGAGTGCTGAGCTTTGTGGATGCACGCAGGTTTGGCAGCTGGCAGTCCAATGGGGCGTGGCAGCCTAACAGAGGGCCCTGCATCATGTTTGAGTACAAAAGCTTCAGGTTAGTAATGCTGAGTGTCACCTGCTCAACCAAACCATCACTGTCACACTGACCAGGTAATGATTTTGCAGGGAGAACGTTATGTCGCACCTGTCCGACCGCGCCTTCGACAGGCCCATCTGTGAAGTTCTGCTCAATCAGAATTACTTCAACGGTATCGGGAACTACCTGAGGGCTGAAATCCTTTACAGGTGATAAACATGCACAAACCTCAGAACTATTCAAATGGCACATTTTACAGTTATGTAGTAGGGACGCACcgatactgaccttattaagtGGATCTGGTATCCGCCATGACATGACGGTCCACTTCAAATATAGAGCTgtaactaacagttattttaattatggattaatctgacCAACATTCTAAAtcccaaacatattcagttcaCAATCAaatcagacagagaaaagcagcaaatcttcacatttgagaagctggagccagtgaatatttggcttttttgtttgaaaaaagaCTCAAACAATtgataaattatcaaaatggttgtccattcattttattgttttagctGTAATTCtaaatcaatatcaatatataaTATGCAATGTTTCCTCTAGTGGTTACATTCATTTGGTGACTGACAAAGTTTTCAGTGCCACAGCAATCCATGGCCTCATGTTACCTTTCAGAAAAATGAGTTCCACGCAGTGAGCTATACAGATGTCAAATTTGGGGAAAAAGAAAGCACTGGTATCAGATTGGTACTCGGTGTCAGAATCAGTATTGGGAGAGAAAAGTtggatcagtgcatccctaaTCATCATTACAGTATTTACTAGTTTGCAGTGAGACAACAGATATTTCTGCTCTCATGAGTTTCAAGGTCCGTTTCCCTAGATACGACTGCTTTAACAGTAGGCCTATGTTTTGCATTGTTGAAAACTATGACCAGCTCTCATGAGTTTCAAGGTCTGTTTCCCTCAGATACGAAATGAATGGCTTTCTTTCACTTCTTGGTTTCTTGCTGCCCATGGGGATGATTAATAATTCAGACACACTCTGAAAACAAAAGAGCCTTGTTGTTTTTCCTAAAGAAGTGTATCTTTTCTTAGGTTGAACATCCCACCTTTTGTGTCTGCCAGGAGCGTACTGGAAGGCCTTGAGTCAGAAGATTTATGTGAGAATGAGAAGCCTGTGAAAAATGAGGGCACAGACAAAAAGGTGAAAGAACCCCTACAGCGATGCATATTTTTCAGATCATCAGAAGCTCAACCCTGTGCACTTTGCATTTTCTAACagtgcctttctttcttctggTTCCAAGACCTCAGacagagctaaaaagaaaaaggcgaAAGGGGAGATGGGTGACCTGCTCAGACTGTGTCATACAGTACCTCTGGAAGTGGTTAGCCTAGGTGGGTCATCGTGTGTTTACTATCTGGTCCACTCTGAAACTCAACTCAAAGATTCTGTTTGCTTTCAATTTGAGTAAAACGCTTCACTCTTATTCAGAAATAATACAATTCACACCTTTTGTAACTTAGGTGGAAAGGGCTACGATCCCCAGAAGGCAGACTACTCTGTCTTTGAGGCCTGGCTGAAGTGTTACAACGTGGATGGAATGAAATCTATCCAGGACCACAATGGCAGAACTATGTGGTTCAAAGTGAGTTCaaggaaaatatatttatattctatattttaatcTCTGGCACAGGATTTTATATATCATATACTAATACCTACTGTTCTAATTTCAGGGAGAACCAGGCCCCATGGCGCCTAAATGTATGTAATACATGAAACTGAGAACTTCAGCTGAAATGTATCTGAGAATAGTCGATGCATCTGACTAAACTGATATCCAATCTTTCTCACACAATAGATTCAAAGTCACCCAAGGcaaaaaagagagcaaagaaaGATGACCATGATTacacagacaagaaaaaggTATAAAACAGTAACTTTTTTGCTTTACAAATAATGAACTCGTACAGAGGTAACTCTTAACCCCAGTTTGATTCATTAGGTGGCCAGGAGTCGCTCCGCAAgcacaacaaagaaaaaggtGGTCAAACAGGAAACTGTGACCAAAAcgctaaagaaagaaaaggacgCGCATCAGAAGGAAGCCGGATCCAAGAGtataaagactgaaaatacCCGGGAAGTACACACGCCTCAGCATGAAAAGAGATCAACTGCACGTAGGAGGAAGACCAGCAGTGCTGAGCCAACAGCTGAAGGTGCGCTCAGCATAGTCTCTCAAAATAAACCTGTTTTTTTCCTACTGGGGGagtttttaagagttttaatCTCATAGTCATCCTCGTTGCAGGTCCACAGAGGCGGAGCCGGAGAATGATCAGACCGAacgacaaataaaaacaaatgggaGGAACCACTAtatgggttttgtttttataccaATAAATagtgttttaataaaacatgtttcTACAAAAGTCCTGCAACCGTTTATTGATTTGATCCAAAGTAATCACATTATTTTTGGCAAAAAGTCATCTATGAGTAGTTCAAAAAGGCGCCCTCCATTTGAAGTCTCAGTAGAGCAGCACCACATGATGCATTTTATAGCATTTAACTAGTTTCTACCCTTAGGACTAAAGTGTTGTATTAATATTCAGTTTGTGACTACCCTGCAGCTCAGTAAAATGCCCCATATATCACAAGAAGAGGAGCAGTGACACAATTTGAAAGGGGTTGAAGTTTAGAGTGATTCCCTCTGACATAATGTGTGCTGGCTGGGTAGGGTCTTGTCTCTCCAAGAGATCGCAACTGAAAgggacaaaaaaacattatgttcTTAGAAGACAATACAACATATGCCAGACAGCGGTAAAcactctaaaaataaaaatactcactGCCAGGCTTCCCTGATTGGAAGGGTGGTGTAGAGAGTTGCAGTTATACTGCTCCCGTGTGACTCATAGAGTCGGACAACAAGTGCTGCCTTCCTGGCCTCAGCCTGTTATGGTAAATGGTGCAAACAGCCATTAATGGGCTGGTTGGAGTAAGTCAAGCTAGGTCAAGCACAGCATTTAATGGGATACCTGTTTAATGGTCTCGAGGATGACTGCTGCACAGCTGATGGAAAAGGCACTCCAAGGCACAGTGTCATGAGTGCACTGAATTGACCTCAAAGGGAAGTTGAGGTTGTATGCACACTGGATGACAGAGGCATCTTGGAAGGATCCTGTattacaacacagaaaacacaacacaagttgcatgttcagtttttttcccccagagtTTTAAGGTTTAATGAGaacaatttattttcaaaaatgattCAATCCTACCTGTGTGTGGCATGATTGCATAGGTGAAATGATGAGTCCCCATGTCAGCATTAACATCTGGGGCCTTGGGTGCTCTCAATCTAAGACAAAAACATCTACTGTTAGACGTaagaattatttaaatttgGCGAAACTGAATTAAACTACTGGTAGAATTATTGTATATGAACAGTGGGAAACCTTACAGGGACAGCGTCATGGTGTTCTTGTGGACTGAATAGCCGTATTTGCAGTCATTCAGCAGTGCAACTCCAAAGTTGTGCTCAGAGAAATCGGCCCATTTGTGACCCCAAACCTGAGAATGAAACCATGATGAGAAACAACAGACAATGCAAAGAATTTCAACAGTATCACTGACATCTGTTGTCCTACAATTTAGGTGTGCAGGGCCAAAACAGGACACTTGGTGGTGGGCTGTCAAAATACCAGTGGAGATCAGTGTACATTAAGCTGAATGTTACTCGTACAGTTGATTCCACAGTGTTGTACCTCAAATCTGGCCCAGTCCCATGAAGTGTTCCTGTGTGTGGGTCTCTGCAGATGACCAAACTGGATCTCATAGGTGGCATTGGGGCTGTGTACTCGCACTGGGAATTCCACCTTAAGAAACTTGTGTGACTCTGCCCACTTCACCTGAAATTGGAGGATGCAACATTAGGGTATTTCTTTGGTAATGAAGAATTTGTCAACTGTTGGATCAGTGATTCTCTAGATTTCTCCGGATATCACAAATGTTATAAAGTACCTCTGTGTTGAACTTGATGTAAGGACACATGGCGTCCATGACAATCTCCTGTGTGATAGTGCTCTTATCACTGATCCTGAGGGTGAAGCTGATAATGCCTCGGAGCTCATCTGAGGACACTACACGAATAGGCTGCACCACCTCCAGCACTGGCTTCCTATAGGGTCAATTTTGCATTTAGGTTGATGCTATTCATATCTACAATACCTGCAAATACTGTGACGTGTATCAAAGTGGCAAAAGACAGCTTTAACATAAATGACGGTCACCTTGTCTGCAGATGGTAGTCCATTACATCCCAAGCATCCCAGTACAGAGGGACATCATCAAACATGACAAACTGGTTCCCATGACAGCTGTCAGAGATGGCTTCTCTGAAACCAAGTGTGGTGAGACAAATGTTAATTCATTcatgttaaagctgcagtagaAAATACACAGGTGGTCACATGTGGTCATACAGTACCTGTTTGCATTGATCAAATACATTGACGCCAAAGTGCCATCTTTGTTTACGACAGTCTGTAAAATTCCATTCTCCATGAGAACAGTGCCGTCTGCCTGTAACGTTACACAGCGTCTcagttaaaattaaattacaacatAGCTAAATGAATTAAATGCTCTCTAGATATAGTCCATACTTGAACAGTGACAGAGACCGGAGCCACAGGCTGTGTGTCTTTGACAGGAGACAAGCCGATGCTGGGAACTCTCACCAGAGCTGCAGAACAACAGATAACACAGAGCATCAGATATGCAGTTGTAGTTTGGAAGGCGACaacataaatattgtaaatatataacATACCCAGACCAGGTTTACCAGCGCCATCTTGAATCTGGAAGACTTCATGGCGCTCCCATGGCAGAGAGTTGAAGACACCAGCAGAGTTGCCCTTAGACACCAGGGCTCCACAGGCATCATGCAGTAGTGTAGCACCATCACTGCGGATATCTAAAACACAGCGCAATGCACTTTTCTATTTTGGAAAACAGCATCAATATGGTTCTGATTTTAATGGACACCTACTGAAAACTGTACCTTCATAATACCGGAGTGCATCCTCCACAACCATCTCTATACAGCTGCCGGGAATCACGTCATGGAACTGGTTTAGAAGAAGCAGCCTGtaagggaaaaataaaataaaccattttCATACTGTAACAACAGAGACCTTTGATTCATTCATGCTCATCATCAAACAATAATAGGTGTGTCTGGACCTCCAGCACTCCTGCAGTTTTTCCACAGGATACTGAAAAGTCCTGTCCCGACACAGCGCCAGGCTGCTGGCTATCTCAATGTCATGAAGCAGCGTCTCACACTGGCGGTTCCCTCGTTTAATCTGGAAAGAACAAAGCAAGCATGAAAATCACTGCACTTTATCAAACAGTACAAACctttttaaacacttaaaaaacacattactcGTTTGTAGCATTTTTATCCTTCATTCAATTGGACTAGTTTTATACTTCACACATATCTATTTCCTGCACAAGTatgatgcttttcatttcattttcatctcatttggggttattttgtgttgttgtgtgggACTGTATTATTTTGTAAGGTGTTACTGGTAATTATGCCTACACCCTGCATATATGCTTGTGTATCTGCCTTtacttataaatatttattaattcatattttaaaaaacgtttttagaaatatttttaacaatcaAAACTGTTAGTAAGATTCGTAAAAACGTATCTATCACCTgaatgttaaagctgcactaccAGAGTATATTTACACctcaaaaatatgtatttatatgttttattatgcATAGTGTtcgttatttcttcttttctatccTATTTGTGTGCTTAGATTACTTCCTTTTTCTCAGAGAAATCCTATTAGTTTTGTTATTGCAAAGTTTTATTTCCTCTTATAAAGACTCTGAAGATATTTTTATTCTACCTGCGCCTGTGTAGTGTAGGTGCCGTTGTGCAGCTCCAGGAAGAGCTCTCCGGTCCAAGTACAAAGCAGAGTTGAGTCAGCCTGAAGCTGAGAGAAAAGCTTGTCAGGACTGGACATCTGGACCCTGAGAAACGCACAAGAATTGGAGATGGAAGTGAGTGACCAATGACGTGTCTGGTTCAGTTATTCATTCTGACTAAAACATAATTGCATTGACTAGTATTGTAAAACCACACCACAATGACATCATTAGACATCACTCATATCCTTTTAAATTTAACAAGCTTGGAGTCTACTGCCTATAAGCTGACACCCTATTGAAAACAGAAATCCCACAGggcaggaaaaataaatataaaattaatgtTTCATGGGAAGGGTTTGGGCTCAGCTGTTATTACAAAAGAGTGCTGAGTTAAAGTGTGGGACAGGAACTGACTTGGGAAGTCCATCTGTGTCCTGAACCCGGTGCAATCT from the Siniperca chuatsi isolate FFG_IHB_CAS linkage group LG4, ASM2008510v1, whole genome shotgun sequence genome contains:
- the neil1 gene encoding endonuclease 8-like 1 isoform X2 → MPEGPELHLASLYVNKMCNGVVFTGPVRKSQVSKNPDVPFTCDAYRIAASSRGKEVKLTLTPMKSDDPKQRVMTGQADQPMDVVFRFGMSGYFRFTTEEELPKHAHLRFYSKEEPCRVLSFVDARRFGSWQSNGAWQPNRGPCIMFEYKSFRENVMSHLSDRAFDRPICEVLLNQNYFNGIGNYLRAEILYRSVLEGLESEDLCENEKPVKNEGTDKKTSDRAKKKKAKGEMGDLLRLCHTVPLEVVSLGGKGYDPQKADYSVFEAWLKCYNVDGMKSIQDHNGRTMWFKGEPGPMAPKYSKSPKAKKRAKKDDHDYTDKKKVARSRSASTTKKKVVKQETVTKTLKKEKDAHQKEAGSKSIKTENTREVHTPQHEKRSTARRRKTSSAEPTAEGPQRRSRRMIRPNDK
- the man2c1 gene encoding alpha-mannosidase 2C1 isoform X1 produces the protein MMYQQPVLKNRRTLLERAEKFISDIYFTDCNLRGRLFGESCPLESLAYSLSSKRIPFTEASKQDFAPHKVGDTFGPTWWTCWFKVTLKIPESWRGKEVHLLWESDGEAMVWRDEQPVQGLTKEGEKTSYILSDCLKDEEPHSVTLYVEVACNGLFGAGQGSMIAAPDPNRKYSVQKAELVVFNRDVRELLTDFEMLIDIVKELGEGEQRGYQALFTVNEMVNLCDPFNPSSFSKAHRLAHNFFSQRNGESQHTAHAMGHCHIDSAWLWPYEETIRKCGRSWVTVIRLMEKNPEFVFTCSQAQQFQWVKSWYPGLFSQIQHFVKKGQFIPVGGTWVEMDGNLPSGESMVRQFLEGQRFFNHEFGIHCKEFWLPDTFGYSAQLPQIMQGCGISNFLTQKLSWNLVNTFPHNTFFWEGLDGSKVLTHFPPGNSYEMKGKVEDLVKTLKNNKDKGRVNHSAVLFGFGDGGGGPTQLMLDRLHRVQDTDGLPKVQMSSPDKLFSQLQADSTLLCTWTGELFLELHNGTYTTQAQIKRGNRQCETLLHDIEIASSLALCRDRTFQYPVEKLQECWRLLLLNQFHDVIPGSCIEMVVEDALRYYEDIRSDGATLLHDACGALVSKGNSAGVFNSLPWERHEVFQIQDGAGKPGLALVRVPSIGLSPVKDTQPVAPVSVTVQADGTVLMENGILQTVVNKDGTLASMYLINANREAISDSCHGNQFVMFDDVPLYWDAWDVMDYHLQTRKPVLEVVQPIRVVSSDELRGIISFTLRISDKSTITQEIVMDAMCPYIKFNTEVKWAESHKFLKVEFPVRVHSPNATYEIQFGHLQRPTHRNTSWDWARFEVWGHKWADFSEHNFGVALLNDCKYGYSVHKNTMTLSLLRAPKAPDVNADMGTHHFTYAIMPHTGSFQDASVIQCAYNLNFPLRSIQCTHDTVPWSAFSISCAAVILETIKQAEARKAALVVRLYESHGSSITATLYTTLPIREAWHCDLLERQDPTQPAHIMSEGITLNFNPFQIVSLLLFL
- the man2c1 gene encoding alpha-mannosidase 2C1 isoform X2; amino-acid sequence: MMYQQPVLKNRRTLLERAEKFISDIYFTDCNLRGRLFGESCPLESLAYSLSSKRIPFTEASKQDFAPHKVGDTFGPTWWTCWFKVTLKIPESWRGKEVHLLWESDGEAMVWRDEQPVQGLTKEGEKTSYILSDCLKDEEPHSVTLYVEVACNGLFGAGQGSMIAAPDPNRKYSVQKAELVVFNRDVRELLTDFEMLIDIVKELGEGEQRGYQALFTVNEMVNLCDPFNPSSFSKAHRLAHNFFSQRNGESQHTAHAMGHCHIDSAWLWPYEETIRKCGRSWVTVIRLMEKNPEFVFTCSQAQQFQWVKSWYPGLFSQIQHFVKKGQFIPVGGTWVEMDGNLPSGESMVRQFLEGQRFFNHEFGIHCKEFWLPDTFGYSAQLPQIMQGCGISNFLTQKLSWNLVNTFPLVKTLKNNKDKGRVNHSAVLFGFGDGGGGPTQLMLDRLHRVQDTDGLPKVQMSSPDKLFSQLQADSTLLCTWTGELFLELHNGTYTTQAQIKRGNRQCETLLHDIEIASSLALCRDRTFQYPVEKLQECWRLLLLNQFHDVIPGSCIEMVVEDALRYYEDIRSDGATLLHDACGALVSKGNSAGVFNSLPWERHEVFQIQDGAGKPGLALVRVPSIGLSPVKDTQPVAPVSVTVQADGTVLMENGILQTVVNKDGTLASMYLINANREAISDSCHGNQFVMFDDVPLYWDAWDVMDYHLQTRKPVLEVVQPIRVVSSDELRGIISFTLRISDKSTITQEIVMDAMCPYIKFNTEVKWAESHKFLKVEFPVRVHSPNATYEIQFGHLQRPTHRNTSWDWARFEVWGHKWADFSEHNFGVALLNDCKYGYSVHKNTMTLSLLRAPKAPDVNADMGTHHFTYAIMPHTGSFQDASVIQCAYNLNFPLRSIQCTHDTVPWSAFSISCAAVILETIKQAEARKAALVVRLYESHGSSITATLYTTLPIREAWHCDLLERQDPTQPAHIMSEGITLNFNPFQIVSLLLFL
- the neil1 gene encoding endonuclease 8-like 1 isoform X3, which encodes MSTSWFGENVMSHLSDRAFDRPICEVLLNQNYFNGIGNYLRAEILYRSVLEGLESEDLCENEKPVKNEGTDKKTSDRAKKKKAKGEMGDLLRLCHTVPLEVVSLGGKGYDPQKADYSVFEAWLKCYNVDGMKSIQDHNGRTMWFKGEPGPMAPKYSKSPKAKKRAKKDDHDYTDKKKVARSRSASTTKKKVVKQETVTKTLKKEKDAHQKEAGSKSIKTENTREVHTPQHEKRSTARRRKTSSAEPTAEGPQRRSRRMIRPNDK
- the neil1 gene encoding endonuclease 8-like 1 isoform X1, translating into MPEGPELHLASLYVNKMCNGVVFTGPVRKSQVSKNPDVPFTCDAYRIAASSRGKEVKLTLTPMKSDDPKQRVMTGQADQPMDVVFRFGMSGYFRFTTEEELPKHAHLRFYSKEEPCRVLSFVDARRFGSWQSNGAWQPNRGPCIMFEYKSFRENVMSHLSDRAFDRPICEVLLNQNYFNGIGNYLRAEILYRLNIPPFVSARSVLEGLESEDLCENEKPVKNEGTDKKTSDRAKKKKAKGEMGDLLRLCHTVPLEVVSLGGKGYDPQKADYSVFEAWLKCYNVDGMKSIQDHNGRTMWFKGEPGPMAPKYSKSPKAKKRAKKDDHDYTDKKKVARSRSASTTKKKVVKQETVTKTLKKEKDAHQKEAGSKSIKTENTREVHTPQHEKRSTARRRKTSSAEPTAEGPQRRSRRMIRPNDK